Proteins found in one Microbacterium sp. LWS13-1.2 genomic segment:
- the rsmH gene encoding 16S rRNA (cytosine(1402)-N(4))-methyltransferase RsmH gives MNLRDIHTPVMLERCIELLAPALQHDGAVFVDATLGMGGHSEAFLERFPNLHLVGLDRDTDALRIAGERLARFGDRITLVHTVYDGIADAVTSSGFAAADGILFDLGVSSLQLDVADRGFAYAQDAPLDMRMDQSAGTTAADILATYGEGDLRRIFERYGEEKLAGRYARAIIAARAQEPIERSGRLVEILQAATPAAVQRTGHPAKRVFQALRIEVNRELSVLERAIPSALGILPVGGRMVVLSYQSLEDRLIKRALAEASASTAPAGLPVELPEHAPRFRLLVKGAELATDEERAVNPRATPVRLRAAERVRPEHAEGAA, from the coding sequence ATGAACCTGCGCGACATCCACACCCCGGTCATGCTCGAGCGCTGCATCGAGCTGCTCGCACCCGCCCTCCAGCACGACGGCGCCGTCTTCGTCGATGCCACGCTCGGCATGGGCGGCCACTCCGAGGCATTCCTCGAGCGCTTCCCGAACCTCCACCTCGTCGGTCTCGACCGCGACACCGACGCGCTGCGCATCGCGGGGGAGCGGCTGGCGCGCTTCGGCGATCGCATCACGCTCGTCCACACCGTCTACGACGGGATCGCGGATGCCGTCACCTCGAGCGGCTTCGCCGCGGCCGACGGCATCCTGTTCGATCTCGGGGTCTCGTCGCTGCAGCTCGATGTCGCCGATCGCGGCTTCGCGTACGCGCAGGATGCCCCGCTGGACATGCGCATGGACCAGTCGGCGGGCACGACGGCGGCCGACATCCTCGCCACCTACGGCGAGGGGGATCTCCGCCGCATCTTCGAGCGGTACGGCGAGGAGAAGCTGGCCGGCCGATATGCCCGCGCGATCATCGCGGCCCGGGCGCAGGAGCCGATCGAGCGCTCCGGCCGGCTGGTCGAGATCCTGCAGGCGGCGACGCCCGCGGCCGTGCAGCGCACGGGGCATCCCGCCAAGCGCGTGTTCCAGGCTCTGCGCATCGAGGTGAACCGCGAGCTGTCGGTGCTCGAGCGCGCCATTCCTTCGGCCCTCGGCATCCTGCCGGTCGGCGGCCGCATGGTCGTCCTGTCGTACCAGTCCCTCGAGGACCGGCTGATCAAGCGCGCCCTCGCTGAGGCATCGGCGTCCACGGCGCCGGCGGGTCTTCCCGTGGAACTCCCCGAGCACGCCCCGAGATTCCGACTGCTCGTCAAAGGTGCCGAGCTCGCCACCGACGAGGAGCGCGCGGTCAACCCGCGTGCGACGCCGGTGCGCCTCCGCGCCGCTGAGCGCGTGAGGCCCGAGCACGCGGAGGGTGCCGCATGA
- a CDS encoding polyprenyl synthetase family protein gives MSAPAEPIEAISQRVDIFISAQQESLTDAGAEAARFVSAAADAATGGKRLRGRFCIAGWRAVEEASARAGDAPDPVVAAAAALEVFHAAALVHDDVIDNSDTRRGRPAAHRALEAGHRDSGWRGDADAFGRSGAILLGDLLVAWSDDLLEEGLAETSPDRAAAARREYALMRREVTLGQFLDIAEESAFVTEPDERHAERALRVASFKSARYSVQQPLAIGAALAGADAAQAAALAAFGHPLGMAFQLRDDVLGVFGDEAATGKPSGDDLREGKRTVLIAYAREALAPGARRLVDELIGDPGLDAGQIASLQQTIVETGALDRIERLIADYAHEADRALSGARLGNAAVGELRDLARAATVRTT, from the coding sequence GTGTCCGCACCCGCAGAACCGATCGAAGCCATTTCCCAGCGAGTGGACATCTTCATCTCGGCTCAGCAGGAGTCCTTGACGGATGCCGGCGCCGAGGCGGCGCGGTTCGTCTCGGCCGCGGCCGATGCGGCGACGGGCGGCAAACGGCTCCGCGGGCGCTTCTGCATCGCCGGGTGGAGGGCTGTGGAGGAAGCGTCGGCCCGTGCCGGCGACGCTCCCGACCCGGTCGTGGCAGCGGCCGCGGCGCTCGAGGTCTTCCACGCCGCCGCCCTCGTGCACGACGACGTCATCGACAACTCGGACACGCGGCGCGGCCGCCCTGCGGCGCACCGTGCCCTCGAGGCGGGGCACCGCGACTCCGGGTGGCGCGGCGATGCCGACGCATTCGGCCGGTCGGGTGCGATCCTGCTCGGCGACCTCCTCGTCGCCTGGAGCGATGACCTCCTCGAAGAGGGGCTCGCCGAGACGTCGCCCGACCGCGCGGCGGCCGCCCGCCGGGAGTACGCCCTGATGCGTCGCGAGGTCACGCTCGGTCAGTTCCTCGACATCGCCGAGGAGTCCGCCTTCGTCACGGAGCCCGACGAGCGCCACGCCGAGCGGGCGCTGCGCGTGGCCTCGTTCAAGTCCGCCCGGTACAGCGTGCAGCAGCCGCTCGCGATCGGCGCGGCGCTCGCGGGAGCGGACGCTGCGCAGGCAGCCGCGCTCGCCGCGTTCGGGCATCCGCTCGGCATGGCGTTCCAGCTGCGCGACGATGTGCTGGGCGTGTTCGGCGACGAGGCCGCCACCGGCAAGCCCTCGGGCGACGACCTGCGAGAGGGCAAGCGCACGGTGCTCATCGCGTATGCGCGCGAGGCTCTCGCTCCCGGCGCGCGCCGACTCGTCGACGAGCTGATCGGCGATCCCGGCCTGGATGCCGGGCAGATCGCGTCGCTGCAGCAGACGATCGTCGAGACCGGCGCGCTCGACCGAATCGAGCGCCTCATCGCCGACTACGCACACGAGGCCGATCGCGCCCTGTCGGGAGCACGGCTCGGCAATGCTGCCGTCGGCGAGCTGCGGGATCTGGCTCGTGCGGCGACCGTCCGCACCACCTGA
- a CDS encoding Rv2175c family DNA-binding protein, with the protein MGSASLRSEIVAFVTSDAPRFETDWLTLPDLVEVLGEPLGRVRRLLDEFHLVGSKRDGVLKVPAVFIVDGHPLPSLRGTVFVLHDVGFSDDEVIDWLLSPEESIGMSPIEALLAGRKSEVRRVARTVV; encoded by the coding sequence ATGGGCTCGGCCTCGCTGCGATCTGAGATAGTTGCTTTCGTGACCTCTGACGCGCCCCGCTTCGAGACCGACTGGCTCACCCTTCCCGACCTTGTGGAGGTGCTCGGCGAACCCCTCGGCCGCGTGCGCCGGCTGCTGGACGAGTTCCACCTCGTCGGATCCAAGCGCGACGGCGTCCTGAAGGTCCCGGCCGTTTTCATCGTCGACGGGCACCCGCTGCCGTCGCTGCGGGGCACCGTGTTCGTGCTCCATGACGTGGGGTTCTCGGACGACGAGGTGATCGACTGGCTGCTGAGCCCCGAGGAGTCGATCGGAATGTCGCCGATCGAGGCTCTGCTCGCCGGTCGCAAGAGCGAGGTCCGTCGGGTCGCGCGCACCGTGGTCTGA
- the mraZ gene encoding division/cell wall cluster transcriptional repressor MraZ — protein sequence MLLGTHTPKLDDKGRVILPAKFRDDLGGGVVVTRGQDRCLYVFSEKEFERVHDRIREAPLANKQARDFLRMFLSGASAEKPDSQNRITIPPPLRAYAGLERDLVVTGVGAHAEIWDATAWNTYAEANEETYAELEQEVIPGLF from the coding sequence ATGCTGTTGGGCACGCACACACCCAAGCTCGATGACAAAGGACGCGTCATCCTCCCGGCCAAGTTCCGCGATGACCTTGGTGGGGGTGTCGTCGTGACGCGCGGACAGGATCGCTGCCTGTACGTGTTCAGCGAGAAGGAGTTCGAACGGGTGCACGACCGCATCCGTGAGGCCCCGCTCGCGAACAAGCAGGCGCGCGACTTCCTGCGCATGTTCCTCTCGGGTGCCAGTGCCGAGAAGCCCGACAGTCAGAACCGCATCACGATCCCCCCTCCGCTGCGCGCATACGCCGGCCTGGAGCGCGACCTCGTCGTCACCGGCGTCGGCGCTCACGCCGAGATCTGGGACGCCACGGCATGGAACACCTATGCCGAGGCCAACGAAGAGACATACGCCGAGCTGGAGCAGGAGGTGATTCCGGGCCTGTTCTGA
- a CDS encoding DUF3040 domain-containing protein, whose protein sequence is MPLSEQEQRLLDEMERHLMRNDADVVSAPRDGRTLSYRNIVYGTVLVLLGLGGLIVGVSQQLIVVGVIGFVVMLGGVLLAVTPGRGPGKIPAEPNRPAKPHNASSFMDRMNDRWDKRQGER, encoded by the coding sequence ATGCCACTCTCCGAACAGGAGCAGCGCCTGCTGGACGAGATGGAACGCCATCTCATGCGCAACGACGCGGATGTCGTCAGCGCGCCCCGCGACGGACGCACCCTGAGCTATCGCAACATCGTCTACGGCACGGTCCTCGTGCTGCTGGGGCTCGGCGGTCTGATCGTCGGGGTCTCGCAGCAATTGATCGTCGTCGGTGTGATCGGCTTCGTCGTGATGCTGGGCGGAGTCCTCCTCGCCGTCACGCCGGGTCGCGGCCCCGGCAAGATACCGGCAGAGCCCAACCGGCCCGCAAAACCACATAATGCCTCCTCGTTCATGGACCGCATGAACGACCGATGGGACAAGCGGCAAGGGGAGCGCTGA